In a genomic window of Aggregatimonas sangjinii:
- a CDS encoding SRPBCC family protein, translated as MDLYKTGILTLSFLLMMCSLNAQNTVKVKVENDIVLNADLDEVWTAISNLGNLDKLVPEIIGETEGIGNGKGAIVTLTLNANGAKVVEEITKLDNKKRVISYEMLETPMPLSYYKATISITQTDSPEFVIRFKAVFKTDKTNEEKMRTTIDNFQRTLLSNVKNKYYEK; from the coding sequence ATGGATTTATATAAAACAGGAATTCTGACTCTTTCTTTTCTATTGATGATGTGTAGTCTGAACGCCCAAAATACGGTCAAAGTAAAGGTTGAGAACGACATTGTTCTGAATGCTGATTTGGATGAAGTATGGACAGCAATTTCCAATTTGGGAAATCTTGACAAACTGGTTCCTGAAATCATAGGCGAGACAGAGGGAATTGGTAATGGTAAAGGTGCCATAGTGACATTGACTTTAAACGCAAATGGTGCTAAGGTCGTTGAGGAAATCACAAAGCTTGATAATAAAAAACGCGTCATCTCGTATGAGATGCTGGAAACACCGATGCCACTATCCTATTATAAAGCGACTATAAGCATCACGCAAACAGATAGTCCTGAATTTGTGATTCGCTTTAAAGCAGTCTTTAAAACAGATAAGACAAACGAAGAGAAGATGCGAACAACAATCGACAACTTTCAAAGAACACTTTTAAGTAACGTAAAAAATAAATATTATGAAAAAT